A single window of bacterium DNA harbors:
- a CDS encoding glutathione S-transferase family protein: MAKTEGPLSELRLWGLGTGRTLRPIWLLNELGVDFELESVLTRTPTMGDPAFAALSGRKKIPILEHGELVMGESASICLYLADTFRDRGVFVPAPGSLDRVRHDELVFFAMTEMDAILYTIRRHEGLPEVYGASEVAVAAARDYFLRSAGEIERRLADGRPHLLGDAFTVADLIVKSCLDWAKLVRGVELPRILSDYSARISERPAFGPSMARNFPPEAMAARQGGAPE; this comes from the coding sequence ATGGCGAAGACGGAAGGGCCCCTTTCCGAGCTGCGACTCTGGGGCCTCGGCACGGGGCGAACGCTCCGCCCCATCTGGCTGCTGAACGAGCTCGGCGTCGACTTCGAGCTCGAGAGCGTCCTCACGCGAACGCCGACGATGGGCGATCCGGCGTTCGCCGCCCTGTCGGGGCGGAAGAAGATCCCGATCCTCGAACACGGCGAGCTCGTGATGGGTGAGAGCGCTTCGATCTGCCTTTACCTGGCGGACACCTTCCGCGACCGCGGCGTGTTCGTTCCGGCGCCCGGCAGCCTGGACCGTGTCCGCCACGACGAGCTCGTCTTCTTCGCGATGACCGAGATGGACGCGATCCTCTACACGATCCGGCGTCACGAGGGGCTGCCCGAGGTCTACGGCGCCTCCGAAGTCGCCGTCGCGGCCGCGCGCGACTATTTCCTCCGGTCCGCCGGCGAGATCGAGCGGCGCCTTGCCGATGGCCGCCCCCACCTGCTCGGCGATGCGTTCACGGTGGCGGATCTGATCGTGAAGTCCTGCCTGGATTGGGCGAAGCTGGTGCGGGGCGTCGAGCTTCCCCGGATCCTCTCCGACTACTCCGCACGGATCTCCGAACGTCCTGCGTTCGGCCCCTCGATGGCCCGGAACTTCCCCCCTGAAGCGATGGCCGCACGCCAAGGAGGCGCCCCCGAATGA